DNA sequence from the Glycine soja cultivar W05 chromosome 18, ASM419377v2, whole genome shotgun sequence genome:
GTACCCAAGACCCAAGAGGAAAACCATTGGTACAAGAATTGTTTATCAGAGCTCAATTTATTTACTCTTAATTCAACTTCACTCACGCAAGCCAAATCTTAACAATAGAAAATAGTACAAAGTAACACACCCCAAAAGCCTAATTTAGCAAAAAacgaaatttttatttaaatcgtAAAAGAACATTATGGAACACAGCCGCAAGATCAACAAGCTGAACCAAAGTGAGTTTGGTTATGTTTGGACAAACTTCCCAACAAGCACTTATAAGAGAGAAGAAAACTAGAACAtgaaatgaattttaagcttctACCATAATGTAAAGGTGAAATTATGTATAAGTTGGGTGTAATAAGTTGAagtaaataaattgatttaaacATAAGTGAAAAGTTTAAGGCTCTATCTAgctaaaaaaagaaagacaaaaaaatgaacTTGTTCCATTAACTAAAATTCAATTAGGAGATAAAGCAGAGATACGAAAGATTATTAGATAGATTATGTACTTGGCTAAACTTAAGGGAGTGTTGTTCGCCGGCGAGCTGGAGGTTGCCGCTGACGAAGACGAGCATGGCGGAGTTGACAGCGGAGGGCTGGGAATCGACGGTGGTGATGGAGTGCTGGCACTGTTGGAAGGGAAGGGAAGTGAGTTTGGCGAGGATGTTGGGGGCGCCCAGGATCTTCTGAGCCTCGAAAGAGAGCATGGAAGATTGTTGCGGTTGGTGTCGAAGGTGGAATAGTACTGCTCCACGAATGCCTTTGCCGACGCGTCTGGATCCATCTCATTCATTTCACtttttcaaaattgttattGGATTCGctccaattttcattttcatttcaaataccATTCCAAATTCAACTTAATAGTAAAGGGTTTCGTTGAGAggatataaattattgtaaattaaaaCTCCTGccataattttcttatttctgCACATTTAAAATTGTGTATGCTAGGATATGCGAGTGaatcagataaaaaaaataatttaacaggATATAACCTTTTAATCTTGTCTAATAAATTAGTGCGCATCAGGTAACTATAAGatataatattagttatattcaaataaaaaaagataccttttcattaatattacacataattctttaataattaactcttaattttgttttttataaactatgaatttattaaaaaaatataattttaactaaattttttatccaaattatattttatttattcagttACTTTGcttataattataaacaattatatcagttttttaaattataattattattcaaatatttaaaaaatatttgaagaataatttttttcttttttctttacagcgaaagcttttttctttttcttaagaaaaaagcttttgctatataaaaaaaatcatgaaatactttttatcatttttttaaaaaaagtattacttAATCCAAACTACTATATTATAATTGTAATAGTGAATGCAACAGTGGTTCATAAACCCGAGCCTTTTGTTCGGCAGGTGCTAAATGTGGGTTGAACCTTGAAGCAGGTCTGTTTAAGCCTGttcgaaaagaaaaaatgaaactgCAAAGGtaataaaatacttatattATGACCACATTTAATCAACAGCGTTGGATTAGGTAAAAAAGATTAGTTTTTCATACTGTAATCAAAGATTAAATTCTAACTGGCAAAGCTGTCTACATTTAATGTTATGGCTTAAATAGGATTGTCTTATACAGAAAATAGTTGCATgcgtgaaaaaagaaaaaaagttagccACAtccaagattaaaaaaaaaacttctagaATCAACATTCTTTTGAGTTTTAAAGTGTGatttttatgtaaattatattgACGAGAAAgagaatataatatataaggcAAGTGCTGATAGAGTTGCTTAAAATTACccctattaaataaaataaaaaaggcaaaAATCATTTATGGTAGGTTCAGGTTGACAACAAATTTGAGGTTTTTCTGGGTAGAGGGAGTTGAATGTTGATACTGTGTAACATAACTTTTAAGTCAAGGAACAGGTTTAATAATGCTGACCTAACATTAAAATAGTTTGTTTCTTGAGTCTTCCCTCCGCAGTTatctgtttcttttattttacccCGAACCTTGAAGGCGTGAATAAAATCTATCTACTACTAAGTATGAAACTCCTATTAATTCAACTATTTAAGTGATTggaattaattcttttttaagtaaaatctaAAGCTCGAACTTAATTttggttaagaaaaaaatagatactCTTCTTGGATGGCTAAATATTGAGAAGTTACTACGTAAACCAAAATACACAAAGTTATGCTACAGCATTGAAAGGCTTTTAGAGGTCACAAATTCGCCAACAATGCAAGGTTCAACATCGAGTGGCCGAATGACACCAGAACATTTAGTGCAAATTCTTATTATACGAGTATAATATATAACGGAGGCACCAAAGCTTGAAGCATATAAGAATCTTCATACTAGGGCCTAGTTTCGATGACTGACACCCAGAAGAGTGTGAATTTGGTTTCACTGATTTTCACAGCCTAGAAGAGTTGTAAATTAGCAATCAAATTGTTGGGTAATGGaaacaataaatatgaaaaCTATATTTACTTCCATCCATAAGACCTCATCAAGGATCCTCTCTTGCTCCTCCCCATAGCACAAACAAATCTAAGAAAAAACCATTCACACTCTGAATACAGAAAGAAACTGCAGTTTTATATCACCTTTTACCAAGGTGTTCCCCAGGATGAGGCATTAATAACACAACCAAAGTAATGTTTACATGTCTGAGAGCATGAAAAAACGTGAATTACTACAAaccaatattatttttcatctacTTTGTTAAACCAGCAATGAACATTAGGATTACGTACAACAACACCAAAGGCCTGCAAATTGCAAAAGAACCGAGACTGGGGGGGGGGAATGGCAGGCCGTTGCTAGGCCATTGCTGTTAGAGATAGATGTGAAATCATGCCACCGCAGTCAGGCATGGATGAAATGCAGTACCACATGCTATCCACTGTCGTTTTCTCCCACGTGGCACCACACACCCAGGAACCTTCAGCCATTCTTTCTTTGCTATGTTGTAAGTAACCAATCGGTTCATTTGTTTTGATCTCAAGGACAACATGAGCAAGCCTTTGTTCCCCAGGCAAGTCATTCTAACGTGCTTCCCATAAAAGTCCAAGCACCATATGTTTGGCATTCTGTCAACCTCCTTCCACAAGAGAGTCATTTTCTGCAACTCCCATATGCATACACAAGTGGCTGCATTCTTCGTGAGCAAACCCACGAGCATGATCTGGCCATCACACTCAGCCAGAGTGTGATCAGTCAGATGCAATGGCGCTGGGATTATATATTGTTTCCAAACCCCAGTTGCCATATCATAGGAAACAATCCCTTCTGGGTCTGAACGCATGAAGTAAAGTGTGCTGCCAATAGAGACAGCTTGAGACCTAAAGTTGATTGACAATGGCAGCTTCATACCCGCAGGCATGTTTCCCGGACGACTCCAAGAATTTCTGACTGAGTCGTATACTTCATATTCTCCATCACAACCCACCCATAAGATCTTGTAGCCTGAACCAACAGAGTTTCCATTTGTAGTCATCCCTACAGCAACACGAGACCAGACCTTAACTGATCGAACTGGCAACTCCTTGAAGGATTGAGTCAGTGGGTTACAAACAAAGAAGTTTCGATGACCAATGTCAAGGAAGCAAACTAAACCGCCAGCAGAAGCCACGGGTAAAACAATCAATTTTGTGGGCGGTGTTGATATAGTTGGGTGATGCCATTTTTTCAATGAAGGGTCATACATGGCTCCCGAATTCACATTTTCATGGGTAATGGTGTAAAACCATGGGCTTTCTTGTGTGACTTGAGTACAATGCAGAGAAAAACTTTGAGAAGTCAGCATGGAATTCCACTGCCGGCAGACAGAGCGGAAGCGGAAAAATGTGGCAATGGGAAGTCGTGCAATCACAGCCTCAAATAAATCTTCAGGAAAATCTTTCCAAATTTCTTGTTCCATAACTTCAGTTGTGCAAGATCTTCCAGATGATTTGCCCCTGCTTCTGTCTCTTCGAGACTTCTTAGAAGGTGGAGGCTTTACAGGATCTGACATCCTGAAACTGCCAGACTTTCTAGCTGTCATTACAAGGCCACATAAGTCATCTACAGAGCTATCCTCAATGTCAAGGGAGGTCGTCCATCTGTAAAAAGTATAAACAATTTCATAAATCATATGCTTCCTGACATTAAGTAGAAGTTGAACCAACATTCCTACAAAGGTCAACAGTATTCACAGATAGAAAAGTgtaattgaaaagcaaatcacaACCATACaactaaaatacaaatttatattatagACCAAATTCAGACTGAgcccaaataaattataaaatagataAACACAATTGCACATACAAATAGCCTGGGATTGCGGGGGTAGTacacaaatttgaaatttctagATTTGTCAGAATACCAATCACACTAAAAAGAAGTTATATATGCAGTAGCAAAAAATGAAACTTAACCTTTGACTACAGGATTGGGACTATTTACACTAAGGGAAATTGTATGTAAGTTTAAAAGATATCAAAGTAAATAGTCGGTGAGATGATACAATATATTTAAAGGATCAAGAGGATTCAAAAGAAGCATCAATTCAAGCAAGTgtttcataaattttcacaagcAAAACTGCCCTGCAGTACATACCTGAATgtgtataaaacaataattaatgtACAACATAACAGTAGAGGACTCCACTTAGGTCatgtttgaataaatttctccataagtacttataggagaagaaaacaagaaggtaaaatgaattaaacttttctcacaagttaaaatcaacttatgcacttcaacttttataaattttctctcatctAACTTCTCCAAAAGCTGAGGTACATAAATtgtctttttttataagcaaaagtTTTATTGACAAgaacataaattgattttaaattatagaagcagtttgattcatttttctttttatttattttcctaaaagTACTTATTgggaagtttatccaaacaaagccttaaataacaacaacaatagttTTATCCAACTAGGTAAGATCAGCTACATGGATCACCCAACGCCATTGAactcagttaaaaaaaaattctcaaaagagCCCTAGGTGCCAAAACAGACATTTTCAAAACCATAAATTGTAAAAGAATTGTACTTTCACATCACTATATTTAGTGTGTTATTGTAGCAGATATCTATATTCTCTAGCATCTAGGGTTTTTGGCAAGTAAACAAACAGTGCTTCTCAAGAATCCAATGTTTGCATGTTCATTTTCATGAGATAAAACAATTTCTACTAAATATGGTGCCTCTAAGGCTCTAATTATACTTTGCAAAAGTGTTGATTAAACCTGATGGTAAGGATATAACATACAAGTAGTAACCCTCACAGTTGTCACCACTTCATTACCATACCCATTTTTCTGATGATATGCATCCTCAGGTCAGAAGTTACTAACTATTTAACTTTAGTTTGTCACAccaacaaattgaaaaaaataaaataaaaaatggtccATCTGCTGTATTTCCATcagaaaatttcaaattattagtGTTTCAAAGAaacatcattaaaaaataaaagtttcaaATGGAAATCCAAGCAACAGTTTAGCTTTTTCTCTTATTCCTTTTCTTACTTTCTTAACGCCAACAGACTTGAATTTTTCCAAAAAGTTTACTAAAAGTTCCATTCAGATATATCTACTTAACCAATAAGGATTAAGGAATGTGAGTAAGGTATGAATTGGCAATACAAAACCTTCCTTTGTGTGAAACTATAACACAGAAACAACGcacaaaatccagaaaaacgcTGCTTATTCCATAATGAATAGCTGGAAACTCACTAGAAACAACAGGTGTTCAATATTAAAATACTCAATAGTTAAACCAAGCAATCAAGTAATCTGACTGTGATCATTGCATGGATTGCTTACTGCTAATATTGCCAAGTATGATATGCAGTTCATTAAGgccttgtttggataaactttttcACAAGCACTTAGAGAAGATGAAACTAggaaggaaaaatgaaataagctttTTGCATAAGCTAATTTCTAGGATCTCTCATTTAGCTTATCCAAAAGCTTATTTTATCTTATGCAAGTATATATTCCTAGTCTCTTTGTTAATAGTCAAAGGGTTTAATAGCAAGAGAATTGAACAAGGTTAGAGAGAAGGAATATATCCTCCTTGCATGTCTCCTAGATCTCtctaatacatacatatatgcgTGCGTGCCTAcgcaagagagaaaaataaataaataaataaaactaattggCATCCAGTGCAGCTCTTCCcctttgtcttttattttatttttttcatgtgaAAAACTGCTCCAAACCCAAAAACAAAGGAAGTATTTAACCAATAGAAAACAAGGAAAATTGCAAGAATGTCAAATTTAATCTGAATATCGCACTTTACATATTTTTCCTTATAAGAATATAGAAAAGGAGGGAAGGAGCATGAAATGTGGGAGAATTACGCAGAAACTGCACACGGAGAGAGACGATCACGGGAGAAGAAAGGTTAGAGAGCGTAGGAAATGTTGGAATTTAGGGTATCGTTACGTTTGCGTTGGAAATGAGAAATTGGAGTGAAGGCAGTTAATTCGGACACACACATTAGAGAACAGAAAGGACCTAACTTACCTACCTAGCCGGTTAATTCACTTGAAAGATAAACAATAAGGAAAAGGAGGCAAGAAGAAGTGAATAAATAGAtctaagagagagaaagaggaccTGGGGTGTTGTTGTTGAAAGAGGAGAGTGTGAGGAGGTTGAagaatgagagtagaagaagaatgAGATTGAGACTGGTAAGTGTCCAAGAGCTGCTGAAGCTGACCAATGAGCTGCTTCAGCATGCCCAGCCCTTCCATGCCCCAAACCAAACCACACACAATTCGCCTGAttcctcctctctctctctctaaaaacaCGCACCCTGCTTTCTCTCTCTTATCCTTCTCTCCCCTAACACGCACGCACGCAACTAACAGGGTTATTATTATGCTTCTACTCACTACTCACCCGTGCgccacttttcttttcttttttataacaacaacaacaacaataaaatccTAATGGAATATGGGATGCCattttcacttctttctttctctattctCTTTTCTTAACCACATACCTTACCTTCATCTTTGAGTTTGTTCCTTCGTTTTTCTATTAAGTCGTTTTGGCGAATGCTTGTTTGATCGCGCGGATTCTAGTTTATTTTGGGGGTTGTTCCCTCTCTAAAATAAACTACTCCCTCCCTATTGAATCCTTTCCCCCTCTCTTCCAAATAGTTCAATTTTATTCTTACTTATAAATCGTGGAACTATAAAACAGAGTcaagttatgaaaaaaaaaatcattatacaCCTTTAATTTCAAAACTAGCCTTCGAATAGTTGGTTTTGGGCCAgaacaaatattaacaaataatatgataaattctTATTAGTTTTATGAGTTTCGCTTTGATAATTATGTTCCATGTAAATAGTGGCTCTAATTGGTTGTTATGAGATGATAAATTATAGCATGATTTAGAACCATCATCGTCTCAATCAATCTTCACATCACATTTAGGGTGATagtgatttttctatttttttttttttttactttgcatATGATGCATGAATGATGCCTCGGAAATGATATTTCTCCTCTTCTTTTTCCTACAATTTTCTAGTTTAATCATGTAATCCAAGATTTGTCCCAATTTGACCAAACAAAACCAAGTAGAGTCATTTTaagttgaaattgaaaaaaaaaaaaaaaaaacaccaacatgACTCAACTTGGCCTGAGCTTCTTGGCCTAATTTGATTTTAGATCGTGCTTAAACCTATCCCAAATTGAATTATGCCTAACCATAATGAACATGTCATGATCTtggataatataatattttttccggTGTGATCATtgtgaaaatgaaatgaaaaaaaaaatcaaaaacatgTTCACAATTTTTCTTCTTGACATGTTTTTTTAGTTAGAAAATGTTTAAGTTATGAAAAACACTTTAAGACTTAGAGTTTTTTTTCATACCATACAATTGTTTTGTTAGTACACACTAAATTTAAGGGAGAAAATGACTCCTCAATCTAAGATAATGAGAATTTTCAAGTTTAACGAATACTTTCAAAAGTATTAACACTTATGATTTTTCTCatccaagaaaaatgaataCAAACTCAATCCTACAATTTGTCATATGATATGCTTTATCTTTCTCCACCCAACCAGTCTCTCAAAGTTTTATACTATCTCAATGTGATCCTATACATATATAGATTTGATTTTGCTAAATGAATGCATTTTATAAGCAACATAAATTGGAATAAAGgtttttttatgttatcttGATATTAAGGAATAAGATATAATGaggttaaaaagaaaattttatttggcTCAATAGCTTAGCCCTAGGCAACTATCATAAATGTATGATTTTTGTCTCTCAAATTCTAATGATGTCAATTAGATCCTCAAGTATCACGAATGTCATGTTGATAAATTTCAATTGATGGAGGACTTGaaattacacaattataaaatttgaaaaattcaatTGGTGCAATTAAAGATCAGATGACTAAAATCACACATTTACTATATATAAGTGCAATTAGGTCAATTCATTAATTCTATTTGATGACTATTCTTTAATACAAATATATCATATGActgaaatataaaagaatataacACATCTTTTATTTTAGAAGAATCAAATTCACCCAagctataaattatttatagagCAATAGTAACTTCatatagaaaatttgagaagatTAACCATGTTTACTTGTTTAATATGTAATGATGTAAATGCTAGACAAGTCACTGGTTCAATATTAGTATAGTTTTTTGCGTGAATAACgagtatggtttttttttttaaggattagAAAACCTGATATATAATgtatgagataaaaaaaactttaattgtttaattataaaaaataattaaagttgtaAATTGCTCAAACTTTTGCAACTTTATAtttctatattaaaaataaggctaaattacatttttaattcccttataattttaaatctatgattttgatttcttatttttaaatcaaaatatttaattttctcgTTAGTTGATCATCTCgagttaaattttgattttaatgtgATATATTAGTAATGACGTGATACTTATGTAGGAGGTTCACATGTCACTTATGTgcaaaaagttaaataaagtaaaaaaattaaagagttctaataaaaattgaactcatgatgttttattcaaaaaatgagataataaatcattaaaacaTTAGTGTATGGAATAACTTGGAATATTTAAAAAgtcttatgaaattatttaactttataaatatgatttgaataatttatatatatatatatatatatatatatatatatatattaataaaatttgcaAATAATTGCTTGAAATCATgcattaaattcttatttaataaatgagcCATCTAATTTTGTACCCAAAATATGTCATTAGTGTATTTCTATTGCTTAACTAATACTAATTAGATAATGTTTAGAATTAGTCGTTGTAATTTCATTGTCTAAATCTAGCTAGGGATGACAATAGGATAATTTGATTccctatttttgttttattgagATGGTGGAAACTTCACCTccaatatttttctttgtacgactttcttaaaaaatatatcggaaatcaatcatatatattttaaattaaaatgtatgttttctttttcccgTAAGACAACAGACAAGGTGCATATGACGGTAATTTCAGGTTGTGCATCATTTTACTGAATTCCAAATTCCTTCATACACTAAAAAACGACAACATTTATCATTAGCCTTTTCTtcataggtattttttttatcagcgtaagttaaacatttaatataaatattgtaaGTTTATACAAACAATACGATATATTGTATTAATAAATAACCTGGATAGTATAAATGTGGATATATACTTTCAATTCATCAAATGTTAGTATATCACATCCTAATATTagtataaacttttaaaatttatattaatagattaatttttattaataaaactaatattaacgaaaataattgtaatgcttgacaatttttgtttattattaaatgaaaaattattttgtaatatgAATATATGAGCGCGTGAGCAGATAAGTATgtctttttaaaagttattgatCGTTTAACATAGGCGTCCTTATCATACGCATTgcttaaatttgaataaaaaaattatacttgttcaaacttaattttcattgcagataattaattaaatagtaCATTTAGACAAAAATAAGCCTTAAAAATTGCGAGAAGCTTATGAAACAAGTACATGCATGCCActatttttcaaacttttatattttgataatttcattccctaaaaaaaaaacttatatctaAATGAGTTAGATATTATTGTAGTCAATAACTGAATATTCCagcaacttttaaaaaaataaatgaatattccAGCAACTtttaagtaaaagataaaaaaatatatatatattacagtgaatttgatttcttttgttaAAAACTTGGCAGTTTCCTAATCCAAACTGGTAACCCTGTATTGCCATTCATTATCCAAACCACTTTAATTTTCCAGcaattatttatgacttgatAAAAATGAGTAGCTGATAAAGACTCATGAGCACCTTTTCCCATGGGTTAGTGCTTATCAACGCCATAATTCACTTTGAAAATCAACGGACCATATTGTGTATAATGCATCCTTGTGGCCCCTTCTTCAGCACACACCGCATGATTTTGTCTTCACAGTCTTTTTCTTCGGGTTGACGGAAATGCCCCTCCAAAGCCATATTCGATATCATTTCATTTTCCATTCAATGGTTATAAGTGTCACGCAATGAGTGGGAATAAGTAGCAGTAATTATGGATGCTCACGCTttcctgtttttattttatttttaaaataacttatccACTTTTTTGTTTAGCAAGCAAATTAATAATGTTGCTAAACTACACTTAAAAAACGTATTTTCATTcaaattatgttaatatgatCTCGACTTTAGTATTTGGAAATATAGTTAcattaataatttgaaaagaaagtttTTATCCTTCATAATAGTCTTTTATATTTGACTTAAATTATTCAAATGTCGTATATAATATTAAGATATCGAtgatcttaaaaataaaataaaaaattatcgaatcacttttcatattttgttgaatataactgtttcctataaataaaatacattatagACTCTATTGACTAATAACAATGCGGGTTAAAATACTAGGAAAATCGACAAATTCGTACTGGGGTTCGTGAAACAATCAATTGCAAATTTGCAATGAGTTAAGGTAGCCCCTACTGCTCAGAATTTTGAGTGCTATGCTCATATTTAGCTgtcatttgaaaattactatATGATGATGCTTCACTCTCAAATTGCAATAAGATAAcacttttttcttctaatacTTAAATGAattcatcataattttttaaataaaattaactttatgaAATAGAAGTGGATGCAAATTTGTAGAGTAGAAGCTCTAAGCTAGCCCGCAATTGAAGCATTATGCAATAGAATAAGCATCAACATCCAACAACCTAAAAGGTGGAAACCAGTGGTGAATGGAAATACATGTTGAAAATAAAGGGAAAAGTATTTGGGAATATGATTTGCAAATTAAGGAAAAAGAATTGGGAGGTTCCTGATGAAAGAGATATTGGAGTTTGGACTTAGGGCTTTTGAATTGAATGATTACCAAAGGGAAATGAGATGCATATTTTGCGGTGAGTAATGATTTGGTTTTGCCTGGGGAAAGGAAGAGAGACATTTGGTTACTATATTTTAGTTGGTTTGGTGGGTATATAATGTATCATTACTCATCATGGATTCTCCTTCTTTAACGTACGTGTGCATCCATCTACTGTTTCACTTTGCCTTTTCATCTTATCCATCCTTCTTCCGCAACACACTACCTTAATTTCTTCCTTCCTATTCATTATTCCACAATCTCCTCCCTAAgacaattcaattcaattgaCTAAATAAGGGTGTGTAGACAAACTAAAAATCACAAACACGTTTATATCatgaatcaattaaaaattattattgatataatttttaaatatttattataaaaattcataaattgtgattcataataatataaaattattttgtactatcaatgtattaattattttatttttcttaaaaaacttattttcttttttaatgattaagttttattgaaaattatataattatacaactcatttaaaattcaacacaaaattgtgatttttaataaagttcATTTAATAgtaaagaaaatgttaaaaaaatgtgtgttactggtatttgtaaaaaattaataaatactggATACGTGCGTGTGTAAAAGAGATGTGAAATATGCTTCATTGGAGTTTGAATAATGCGCTTGATAATTtgaaaaacacaatcaaattgcaatttttaatattgaatATACGCATCGACAAAATGCACCGACATGACATAATTTCGTGTAGGCAATTGaaaaatttctaacaaaataaaataaaaaaatatttattcaaaattttgtagGTTGTTCAAGTTTCAATATCATTGCAAATATACATGCGTATCTGACAAGTCATGCACATAGGCTATATTCTCATTTCGAGTCCCATACGCAGCTCAGCTTTTTGCTTCTATTTTGGGTCATATTCTTCACGATCCAGTGCTCTTTTTGgcacttcaaaattcaaatagtgagcccatttttaagtactgaaaaaatgaagcccatttTTTAACCACAAAAACATAGACCCCATTATAGTGTGTATTCGAGCGAGGAAACGAAACTAACAGCCAAACAATGAATATTATTGAACAGTATTATACACACCTACACAAAGTATTGGCTAGTCAAATTCTCACTTGAGCATAGTTAGTCATCTAAATAGatacaagaatatcttc
Encoded proteins:
- the LOC114396395 gene encoding F-box only protein 6-like isoform X1, coding for MEGLGMLKQLIGQLQQLLDTYQSQSHSSSTLILQPPHTLLFQQQHPRWTTSLDIEDSSVDDLCGLVMTARKSGSFRMSDPVKPPPSKKSRRDRSRGKSSGRSCTTEVMEQEIWKDFPEDLFEAVIARLPIATFFRFRSVCRQWNSMLTSQSFSLHCTQVTQESPWFYTITHENVNSGAMYDPSLKKWHHPTISTPPTKLIVLPVASAGGLVCFLDIGHRNFFVCNPLTQSFKELPVRSVKVWSRVAVGMTTNGNSVGSGYKILWVGCDGEYEVYDSVRNSWSRPGNMPAGMKLPLSINFRSQAVSIGSTLYFMRSDPEGIVSYDMATGVWKQYIIPAPLHLTDHTLAECDGQIMLVGLLTKNAATCVCIWELQKMTLLWKEVDRMPNIWCLDFYGKHVRMTCLGNKGLLMLSLRSKQMNRLVTYNIAKKEWLKVPGCVVPRGRKRQWIACGTAFHPCLTAVA
- the LOC114396395 gene encoding F-box only protein 6-like isoform X2, which codes for MKVRWTTSLDIEDSSVDDLCGLVMTARKSGSFRMSDPVKPPPSKKSRRDRSRGKSSGRSCTTEVMEQEIWKDFPEDLFEAVIARLPIATFFRFRSVCRQWNSMLTSQSFSLHCTQVTQESPWFYTITHENVNSGAMYDPSLKKWHHPTISTPPTKLIVLPVASAGGLVCFLDIGHRNFFVCNPLTQSFKELPVRSVKVWSRVAVGMTTNGNSVGSGYKILWVGCDGEYEVYDSVRNSWSRPGNMPAGMKLPLSINFRSQAVSIGSTLYFMRSDPEGIVSYDMATGVWKQYIIPAPLHLTDHTLAECDGQIMLVGLLTKNAATCVCIWELQKMTLLWKEVDRMPNIWCLDFYGKHVRMTCLGNKGLLMLSLRSKQMNRLVTYNIAKKEWLKVPGCVVPRGRKRQWIACGTAFHPCLTAVA
- the LOC114396395 gene encoding F-box only protein 6-like isoform X3 → MTARKSGSFRMSDPVKPPPSKKSRRDRSRGKSSGRSCTTEVMEQEIWKDFPEDLFEAVIARLPIATFFRFRSVCRQWNSMLTSQSFSLHCTQVTQESPWFYTITHENVNSGAMYDPSLKKWHHPTISTPPTKLIVLPVASAGGLVCFLDIGHRNFFVCNPLTQSFKELPVRSVKVWSRVAVGMTTNGNSVGSGYKILWVGCDGEYEVYDSVRNSWSRPGNMPAGMKLPLSINFRSQAVSIGSTLYFMRSDPEGIVSYDMATGVWKQYIIPAPLHLTDHTLAECDGQIMLVGLLTKNAATCVCIWELQKMTLLWKEVDRMPNIWCLDFYGKHVRMTCLGNKGLLMLSLRSKQMNRLVTYNIAKKEWLKVPGCVVPRGRKRQWIACGTAFHPCLTAVA